Proteins from a genomic interval of Chloroflexota bacterium:
- a CDS encoding Ldh family oxidoreductase: MTGYPSAEGDQRVGPGSLLAVVAAVFAACGMAEDDAGLLADSLVQADLRGVHSHGVLRVPEYVKKLRHDGVDPCGRPAVVRDAGAALVVDGRNSIGQIGSAFAMRAAIERARTTGVAAAAVRGSNHCGAMAYYALMAAEAGMIGLATTNALPTMAAWGGLDKIIGINPLGVAIPAHAEAPMVFDGAFSGSAHGKIRVFAQKGLPIPDSWAFDASGSPTTDAAAALDGLLQPVGGFKGIGLALVFGLLSSLLSDAAYGTELGNMVDGPRPGLDGHLFVAFNVAAFTDADRFRRRVDAAIREIHASRRAPGVTRIYAPGELEAETERAYRAAGIPLNAETIRDLEQTAGELGVASVLDRLAGR, from the coding sequence GTGACCGGGTATCCGTCGGCAGAGGGTGACCAGCGCGTCGGGCCGGGCAGCCTGCTCGCCGTGGTGGCGGCGGTGTTCGCGGCCTGTGGCATGGCGGAGGACGACGCCGGCCTGCTCGCCGATTCGCTGGTGCAGGCTGACCTGCGCGGCGTGCACTCCCACGGCGTGCTGCGAGTGCCAGAGTACGTGAAGAAGCTGCGACACGACGGTGTTGACCCCTGCGGGAGACCAGCCGTTGTGCGGGATGCTGGCGCGGCGCTGGTGGTGGATGGCCGCAACAGCATAGGGCAGATCGGCAGCGCTTTCGCCATGCGCGCGGCGATCGAGCGAGCCAGGACGACGGGCGTCGCGGCGGCTGCCGTGCGCGGGAGCAACCACTGCGGCGCAATGGCCTACTACGCGCTCATGGCCGCCGAGGCCGGGATGATCGGGCTGGCAACCACCAACGCACTCCCGACGATGGCGGCCTGGGGCGGCCTTGACAAGATCATCGGCATCAATCCGCTCGGCGTGGCGATCCCCGCCCATGCGGAAGCGCCGATGGTCTTCGACGGTGCTTTCAGCGGGTCGGCGCACGGCAAGATCCGCGTCTTCGCGCAGAAGGGCCTGCCGATCCCGGACTCCTGGGCGTTCGACGCCTCGGGAAGCCCGACCACGGACGCCGCCGCCGCGCTGGATGGCCTGCTGCAGCCGGTCGGCGGATTCAAGGGGATCGGGCTGGCGCTGGTGTTTGGCCTGCTGTCCAGCCTGTTGTCGGATGCCGCCTACGGCACGGAGCTTGGCAACATGGTGGACGGGCCGCGCCCTGGCCTGGACGGTCACCTGTTCGTCGCGTTCAACGTGGCCGCGTTCACGGATGCCGACCGCTTCCGCCGTCGGGTGGACGCCGCCATCCGCGAGATCCACGCGAGCCGTCGGGCGCCCGGAGTGACGCGGATCTATGCGCCGGGCGAGCTTGAGGCCGAGACGGAGCGGGCGTACCGCGCCGCTGGCATCCCGCTCAACGCCGAGACGATTCGCGATCTGGAGCAGACGGCGGGGGAGCTTGGCGTCGCGTCTGTGCTGGACAGGCTCGCTGGCCGCTGA
- a CDS encoding glycosyltransferase family 39 protein translates to MNEIVGIGGYLAAGGAVALLIAALYLRERPRRTSGPASAGPSVGQMSARDRLAGPVSAGALPSAILLLGSVLAGGSIYLAGRLWTESTDLAALWWLLAVGAAFGLLSLAGLGWTAAPATADADSDPAESGRPGPARAAVLTVVVGLALEVACLGLFWVGRLLTVAWLLHIAACAVFLVGLWRLTRPSLRRIVPDWDLADTRWVVGLTAVGLFLRLWHIDAIPRGLWFDETQRGIEALRMIAEPGYRPIFAAGILQEPTGLWYFIMTLIPIFGRDPLTLRLPVAVGGALGIAAVYLLGRVLYGRRAGVVAAGLLVALVWHLNFSRVALPAVLSLTCDTLAAAVFVVGVRRRSGYLLALAGVVGGAGLYFYYTSQLMPFVLAVGAGQFVLATRFRELRRTIAVMALFALGFLLAAGPFGFYAVTNWGQFSARAGTVSVFNEVASAGSYAPLIDNVRAHLMMFHVRGDPNGRHNWSGRPMLDAVTGGLVVLGLAMSLSRFWRLEQAIVLSWIPAALAGGIFSITWEAPQSHRAIGAIVPAVLLASLPLALLWERLDDVSRRLPSGRGGFTVARLGPVLTASLVVLILGATDYANADRFFGRQMRDTRTWLEFASPQTEAGRQAAQLPPDMKVYLEPSWLGHPSVRWTDPSRREFAAFETATQLPIVDAQAAIFIGDRPAVAERIAALYPGALRSYTRTPDGGTVGYGFVLPQAIVQETRGVAARYQGPAGSAERRESGLVHEWPRGVPIPPPFEASWSTTLTVQTYNTYRFRLEAPSAAVLTLDGIELVKGGNEVAVKLARGNHALRLAGSALGQEPVRLLWAPGTEAFRPIPGNLLNAAPVRTTGLLARIYRGEDMKAEPIQEQVDPTVDLTVHTLPTARPYTMEWSGALRIEREGRYRLGVNSLGTSAIWVDGEQVAVNTANGGSADGEVQLSVGWHDVRIRFLDTLGFSFVNAFWQPPGGARAVIPTTALRPWPAYRTVAARPEDADLPAPTTAPADGVSVAVAPIAPPETVQDKVDLGEGQVVSPAGALGQPRGIAVGPDGTLYVADGVKKAIVRIGRDGSTALLGEGALKEPSAVAVYQSGLAVADAGAGSVVEMSYQGAVGARLFAEYPMYSPRGLLTTAAGDLVVADTGNDRLLIRAVDGAIRVVPGLSQPTSGALLPDGTILAAEGGANRIVHQEPDGVRLMTWAMPPSLTVNGPHIGVLPDGGWLATLPEERAIMARPAGGGPAVLWTLGGMKKSTGIATGAEGVYVVDVDSQNVRRYALPGR, encoded by the coding sequence ATGAACGAGATCGTAGGCATCGGCGGGTACCTGGCGGCTGGCGGCGCCGTGGCGTTGCTGATCGCTGCCCTGTACCTGCGCGAGCGCCCGAGACGCACCAGCGGTCCTGCGAGCGCGGGACCGTCGGTCGGCCAGATGTCGGCTCGTGACAGGTTGGCTGGCCCAGTGTCGGCTGGCGCGCTGCCGTCCGCCATCCTGCTGCTGGGGAGCGTCCTGGCCGGCGGCAGCATCTACCTCGCCGGCCGCCTCTGGACCGAGTCAACCGACCTGGCCGCGCTCTGGTGGCTGCTGGCGGTCGGGGCGGCGTTCGGACTGCTCTCGCTGGCGGGCCTGGGGTGGACAGCCGCGCCGGCCACGGCGGACGCCGACTCCGACCCGGCCGAAAGCGGCCGGCCAGGGCCGGCCCGCGCGGCGGTATTGACGGTCGTCGTCGGGCTGGCGCTCGAAGTCGCCTGCCTCGGGCTGTTCTGGGTCGGGCGGCTGTTGACGGTCGCGTGGCTGCTGCACATCGCGGCGTGCGCCGTCTTCCTGGTCGGGCTGTGGCGGCTCACGCGGCCCTCACTGCGCCGGATCGTCCCTGACTGGGATCTGGCCGATACGCGCTGGGTTGTCGGGCTGACAGCGGTCGGCCTGTTCCTGCGCCTCTGGCACATCGACGCCATCCCGCGGGGACTCTGGTTCGACGAAACGCAGCGCGGCATCGAGGCGCTGCGGATGATCGCCGAGCCGGGCTATCGCCCGATCTTCGCCGCGGGCATCCTCCAGGAGCCGACTGGCCTTTGGTACTTCATCATGACGCTGATCCCCATCTTCGGCCGCGATCCGCTCACGCTGCGGCTGCCGGTGGCGGTTGGCGGCGCGCTCGGCATCGCTGCCGTGTACCTGTTGGGACGGGTGTTGTACGGGCGTCGTGCTGGCGTGGTCGCGGCCGGGCTGCTCGTGGCGCTGGTCTGGCACCTGAACTTCAGCCGCGTCGCGCTGCCCGCCGTTCTCTCACTGACCTGCGACACGCTCGCCGCCGCCGTCTTCGTGGTCGGGGTGCGGCGTCGGAGCGGCTACCTGCTGGCCCTGGCGGGCGTCGTCGGGGGAGCCGGCCTGTACTTCTACTACACCAGCCAGTTGATGCCGTTCGTGCTGGCCGTTGGCGCGGGTCAGTTCGTGCTGGCCACGCGCTTCCGAGAGCTACGACGAACCATCGCCGTGATGGCGCTGTTCGCGCTCGGGTTCCTGCTGGCGGCCGGCCCGTTCGGATTCTACGCCGTCACCAACTGGGGCCAGTTCAGCGCGCGGGCGGGCACGGTCAGCGTCTTCAACGAGGTCGCCTCAGCCGGGAGCTATGCCCCGCTGATCGACAACGTGCGCGCACACCTGATGATGTTCCACGTCCGTGGCGATCCGAATGGCCGCCACAACTGGTCGGGGCGTCCCATGCTCGACGCCGTCACCGGCGGCCTCGTCGTGCTGGGGCTGGCGATGTCGCTGTCGCGGTTCTGGCGGCTGGAACAGGCGATTGTCCTCTCCTGGATTCCGGCCGCGCTGGCCGGCGGCATCTTCTCGATCACCTGGGAAGCGCCACAGAGCCACCGGGCTATCGGTGCGATCGTCCCCGCCGTGCTGCTGGCATCACTGCCGCTGGCGCTGTTGTGGGAGCGGCTGGACGACGTGTCGCGGCGACTCCCGAGCGGGCGCGGCGGGTTTACAGTGGCCCGCCTGGGGCCGGTGCTCACCGCGAGCCTCGTCGTGCTGATCCTCGGGGCCACCGACTACGCCAACGCCGACCGCTTCTTCGGGCGGCAGATGCGCGACACCCGTACCTGGCTGGAGTTCGCGTCGCCGCAGACGGAGGCCGGCCGGCAGGCCGCCCAACTGCCGCCAGATATGAAGGTGTATCTGGAGCCGTCCTGGCTCGGGCATCCGAGCGTGCGCTGGACCGATCCTTCGCGGCGCGAGTTCGCGGCGTTCGAGACGGCCACCCAGTTGCCGATTGTCGATGCGCAGGCGGCGATCTTCATCGGGGACCGCCCGGCCGTGGCCGAGCGGATCGCGGCGCTGTACCCTGGGGCGCTGCGCTCCTACACGCGGACGCCCGATGGCGGGACGGTCGGCTACGGGTTCGTGCTGCCGCAGGCCATCGTGCAGGAGACGCGGGGCGTTGCCGCGCGCTACCAGGGGCCGGCGGGCAGCGCCGAGCGGCGCGAGTCGGGCCTGGTGCACGAGTGGCCCCGGGGCGTGCCGATCCCCCCGCCCTTCGAGGCGTCGTGGAGCACGACGCTCACGGTTCAGACCTACAACACCTATCGCTTCCGCCTGGAGGCTCCGTCGGCGGCGGTGCTGACGCTCGACGGCATCGAGCTGGTGAAGGGCGGCAACGAGGTCGCGGTCAAGCTTGCGCGCGGCAATCACGCGCTGCGGCTGGCCGGCAGCGCGCTGGGGCAGGAGCCGGTGCGGCTGCTGTGGGCGCCCGGGACCGAGGCGTTTCGTCCGATCCCCGGCAACCTGTTGAACGCGGCTCCGGTCCGCACGACGGGCCTGCTGGCGCGCATCTACCGTGGCGAGGACATGAAGGCCGAGCCGATCCAGGAGCAAGTCGATCCGACGGTGGATCTGACCGTGCACACGCTGCCCACCGCGCGCCCCTATACGATGGAGTGGAGCGGCGCGCTGCGGATCGAACGGGAGGGACGCTACCGGCTGGGAGTGAACAGCCTGGGCACGTCCGCGATCTGGGTGGACGGCGAGCAGGTGGCGGTGAATACGGCCAACGGCGGCTCAGCCGATGGCGAGGTGCAACTGAGCGTCGGCTGGCACGACGTCCGTATCCGGTTCCTGGACACGCTGGGCTTCTCCTTCGTCAACGCCTTCTGGCAGCCGCCCGGCGGTGCACGTGCCGTCATCCCGACGACGGCGCTCCGGCCGTGGCCGGCGTACCGGACCGTCGCGGCGCGGCCTGAGGACGCCGACCTGCCCGCTCCCACGACGGCGCCGGCGGACGGCGTCTCGGTGGCCGTGGCGCCGATCGCGCCGCCCGAGACGGTACAGGACAAGGTCGACCTCGGCGAGGGACAGGTGGTGTCGCCGGCCGGGGCGCTCGGACAGCCGCGCGGCATCGCCGTCGGACCCGATGGCACGCTCTACGTGGCGGATGGCGTGAAGAAGGCGATTGTGCGGATCGGCCGGGACGGCTCCACAGCGCTGCTCGGGGAAGGGGCGCTCAAGGAGCCGAGCGCCGTGGCGGTGTACCAGAGCGGGCTGGCCGTAGCTGACGCCGGCGCCGGCTCAGTGGTCGAGATGAGCTACCAGGGGGCCGTCGGTGCGCGCCTGTTCGCGGAGTACCCGATGTACAGCCCGCGCGGCCTCCTGACGACGGCCGCTGGCGACCTTGTTGTCGCCGACACCGGCAACGACCGGCTGCTGATCCGCGCCGTGGATGGAGCCATCCGCGTCGTGCCGGGCCTGTCGCAACCGACGAGCGGCGCGCTGCTGCCGGATGGCACGATCCTGGCGGCCGAGGGCGGCGCGAACCGGATCGTGCATCAGGAGCCGGATGGCGTGCGCCTGATGACCTGGGCCATGCCGCCTTCGTTGACGGTCAACGGGCCGCACATCGGCGTGTTGCCGGACGGCGGCTGGCTGGCGACGCTGCCGGAGGAGCGGGCGATCATGGCTCGGCCCGCCGGCGGCGGCCCGGCGGTGCTCTGGACGCTCGGCGGCATGAAGAAGTCGACAGGCATCGCGACGGGCGCGGAAGGCGTGTACGTCGTGGACGTCGACAGCCAGAACGTGCGCCGCTACGCCCTGCCGGGCCGCTGA
- the dgoD gene encoding galactonate dehydratase has translation MKITAVEPLLIDRYMFVQVHTDAGITGLGESGAWGYLEASAAVVNKFASYLVGEDPLRIEHHWQYMYRSSHFRGAAIMGALSAIDIALWDIAGKHFGVPVYQLLGGKVRDKARVYYHVFGNTTEKLVQGIVDAKNQGFTAVGHLTPFLDEDRAVPYEKTHVQKMRDAIDTVRMYREAVGDDVDLCIEIHRRLTPHEAIVLARGIEQYHPFFYEDPILPDNFDMMGLVAENIHIPIATGERLHTIYEFEMLLARNAVQYVRPDVCMCGGITGAKKIAALAEARHVGVVPHNPLSPVSTAACIQIAASVPNFALQEYPIGEDVPPKSEIVKSRMVHDGNGYLIIPDAPGIGIELAPDAAEKHPYKMRWVGTRLHADGSVMDQ, from the coding sequence GTGAAGATCACGGCAGTCGAACCGCTACTGATCGACCGCTACATGTTCGTCCAGGTGCACACCGACGCCGGAATCACCGGCCTGGGCGAGTCTGGGGCCTGGGGCTATCTCGAAGCGTCGGCAGCGGTCGTGAACAAGTTTGCCTCGTACCTTGTCGGCGAGGACCCGCTCCGCATCGAGCACCACTGGCAGTACATGTACCGCAGCAGCCATTTCCGTGGCGCGGCGATCATGGGCGCGCTCAGCGCAATCGATATAGCGCTCTGGGACATCGCCGGCAAGCACTTCGGCGTGCCGGTCTACCAGTTGCTCGGCGGCAAGGTCCGCGACAAGGCGCGCGTCTACTACCACGTCTTCGGCAACACCACCGAGAAGCTGGTGCAGGGCATCGTCGATGCCAAGAACCAGGGGTTCACGGCGGTCGGGCACCTGACGCCGTTCCTGGACGAAGACCGTGCCGTGCCGTATGAGAAGACCCACGTCCAGAAGATGCGGGACGCCATCGACACCGTCCGGATGTACCGCGAGGCCGTCGGAGATGATGTCGATCTCTGTATCGAGATCCACCGCCGGCTGACGCCACACGAGGCCATCGTGCTGGCGCGTGGCATCGAGCAGTACCACCCGTTCTTCTACGAAGACCCGATCCTGCCGGACAACTTCGACATGATGGGGCTGGTGGCCGAGAACATCCACATTCCGATCGCCACGGGCGAGCGGCTGCACACTATCTACGAGTTCGAGATGCTGCTGGCCCGCAACGCCGTCCAGTACGTCCGGCCGGACGTGTGCATGTGCGGCGGTATCACCGGGGCGAAGAAGATCGCGGCGCTGGCCGAGGCCCGGCATGTCGGCGTGGTGCCGCACAACCCGCTCAGTCCGGTCAGCACGGCGGCCTGCATCCAGATCGCCGCGTCGGTGCCGAACTTCGCGTTGCAGGAGTACCCCATCGGTGAGGATGTGCCGCCCAAGAGCGAGATCGTGAAGTCGCGGATGGTGCACGACGGCAACGGGTATCTGATCATCCCCGACGCGCCCGGTATCGGCATCGAGCTGGCCCCTGACGCTGCCGAGAAGCATCCGTACAAGATGCGCTGGGTCGGGACGCGGCTACACGCCGACGGCTCGGTGATGGATCAGTAG
- a CDS encoding SH3 domain-containing protein yields the protein MMRPDGAPGESGAEAEAWLRQLRDGAPPQKAEARWQLAAIFARRGLTEQAVELLVTNAQAGYRSPKLFETLARHYRTLGNEYLAASASLEAARLRERGGQPAGQASGGRAGAGGAAGDGDQARAGPGSGSGHEAYARQGRQPSGGTGRRADTPASGIAGGELPGNGLSWERPLRVAGWVACVGLFLAAMAVGQRSPASAVVYMLAAAALGLLLAGAPGLRRLLHVPSGALGNGLLLFVGALLFLTGGALLPRESTPFVSPSAPASGPTPRIPPTPTDPPLVPTARPSIAPTAGPAASPSPAAQAAPAGSDRSAASGAPAALATSGPQEVVVPASPPPAPPAPAAVAAVDRGEATHDLAAGAHVQVVGAGSEGVRLRPEPGSETVIRVLADGMHLEALGERHQDGGRLWQQVRLPNGDEGWIAANFLMVVTATPRVASAPAPAPTRAATPTVTVLARAPTTAAAPRSQAPRGAPLGMDCPAGLPIKGNHSSSGEWIYHRPGGQFYRQTRPEQCFATEADARAAGYRASLR from the coding sequence GTGATGCGTCCTGACGGCGCACCTGGCGAATCTGGAGCCGAGGCGGAGGCCTGGCTGCGCCAACTGCGCGACGGCGCGCCGCCGCAAAAGGCCGAGGCGCGCTGGCAGCTCGCGGCGATCTTCGCGCGGCGCGGCCTGACCGAGCAGGCCGTCGAACTGCTGGTGACGAACGCCCAGGCTGGCTATCGCAGCCCCAAGCTGTTCGAGACGCTGGCCCGCCACTATCGCACACTGGGGAACGAGTACCTCGCGGCCTCGGCGTCGCTGGAAGCTGCGCGTCTGCGGGAGCGTGGCGGACAGCCGGCCGGGCAGGCCAGTGGTGGCAGAGCTGGGGCCGGAGGCGCGGCCGGAGACGGGGATCAGGCCCGTGCGGGGCCGGGCAGCGGCTCCGGCCACGAGGCGTACGCACGACAGGGGCGGCAGCCATCGGGCGGGACGGGACGCCGCGCGGACACACCGGCGAGCGGGATCGCCGGCGGCGAACTACCTGGAAACGGTCTGTCCTGGGAGCGTCCGCTCCGCGTCGCCGGCTGGGTCGCCTGCGTCGGGCTGTTCCTGGCCGCGATGGCCGTCGGGCAGCGCAGTCCAGCGAGCGCGGTGGTCTACATGCTGGCTGCCGCCGCGCTCGGCCTGCTGCTAGCGGGCGCGCCGGGACTACGCCGGCTGCTGCACGTGCCGTCCGGCGCGCTCGGCAACGGCCTACTCTTGTTCGTCGGGGCGCTGCTCTTTCTGACGGGCGGCGCGCTGCTCCCGCGCGAGTCCACGCCGTTTGTCTCGCCGTCCGCGCCGGCGTCTGGCCCGACACCGCGCATCCCGCCAACACCGACCGATCCGCCGCTGGTCCCGACCGCCCGCCCGAGCATCGCGCCGACGGCCGGGCCGGCCGCGTCGCCATCGCCGGCTGCGCAGGCGGCGCCGGCCGGCAGCGACCGGAGCGCCGCCAGTGGGGCGCCGGCCGCGTTGGCGACATCTGGGCCCCAGGAAGTCGTTGTACCGGCCTCGCCGCCGCCTGCGCCACCTGCGCCGGCAGCGGTGGCAGCCGTCGATCGTGGGGAGGCAACGCACGATCTCGCCGCTGGCGCGCACGTGCAGGTGGTTGGGGCCGGGTCGGAAGGCGTCCGCCTGCGGCCGGAGCCGGGCAGCGAGACGGTGATCCGGGTGCTGGCCGACGGCATGCATCTCGAAGCGCTGGGCGAGCGTCACCAGGATGGCGGCCGGCTCTGGCAGCAGGTCCGCCTGCCGAACGGCGACGAAGGATGGATCGCCGCCAACTTCCTGATGGTGGTAACCGCCACGCCACGAGTGGCGTCGGCCCCCGCGCCGGCACCGACGCGCGCGGCCACGCCGACGGTCACGGTCCTCGCCCGCGCGCCGACGACGGCCGCCGCGCCCCGCTCACAGGCTCCACGCGGTGCGCCGCTCGGCATGGACTGCCCGGCTGGCCTCCCGATCAAGGGCAACCACAGCTCGTCGGGCGAGTGGATCTACCATCGGCCGGGCGGCCAGTTCTACCGCCAGACCCGGCCCGAGCAGTGTTTCGCTACCGAGGCGGACGCCCGGGCCGCCGGCTACCGCGCCAGCTTGCGGTAG
- a CDS encoding DUF393 domain-containing protein, producing MGQLADTNERAWVFWDGDCGFCRRSVAWAVRHDATGHLRPCPYQRAPSPPMTPRLAHACRRAVHVVAPDGTVLRAGRAALYLLRTAGLPAPLIGLLGLPPLVWLVEIGYRIVADNRPFFARFMVREEPDSPGMVGEGPNGP from the coding sequence GTGGGTCAGCTTGCAGACACCAACGAACGGGCCTGGGTCTTCTGGGATGGGGACTGCGGGTTTTGCCGGCGATCCGTGGCCTGGGCCGTCCGCCACGATGCCACCGGACACCTGCGACCGTGTCCGTACCAGCGCGCGCCGTCGCCCCCGATGACGCCACGACTGGCCCATGCGTGCCGACGGGCTGTCCACGTCGTCGCGCCGGACGGCACAGTGCTGCGCGCTGGCCGGGCGGCGCTGTACCTGTTGCGGACGGCCGGCCTGCCCGCGCCGCTGATCGGACTACTGGGGTTGCCGCCGCTGGTCTGGCTGGTGGAGATCGGCTACCGCATCGTGGCGGACAACCGTCCGTTCTTCGCCCGGTTCATGGTGCGCGAAGAACCAGACTCCCCGGGGATGGTCGGCGAAGGTCCGAACGGCCCTTGA
- a CDS encoding glycosyltransferase family 2 protein, with translation MIHGKRVVVVLPAYNAALTLERTVSDLPGDVVDEILLVDDASRDDTVEVARRLGLRTVVHPKNLGYGGNQKTCYREALALGADIVVMVHPDYQYDPRLVTPMASMIAADVYDVVLGSRIIGNGALQGGMPVYKYVSNRVLTAVQNLLMGEKLSEYHTGYRAFSRRVLETLPLHRSSNDFLFDNQFLAQVFWFGFRVGEVSCPTRYLPESSSINFKRSCTYGLGVLKTSLDYRLAKAGVKKSRIFSQ, from the coding sequence ATGATCCATGGCAAGCGAGTAGTGGTGGTGCTGCCAGCCTACAACGCAGCACTGACACTCGAAAGGACGGTCTCGGACCTGCCTGGGGACGTGGTCGACGAGATTCTGCTCGTGGACGACGCCAGCCGTGATGATACGGTGGAGGTGGCGCGGCGGCTCGGCCTGCGAACCGTCGTTCACCCGAAGAACCTGGGCTACGGCGGCAACCAGAAGACCTGCTACCGCGAGGCCCTGGCGCTCGGCGCAGACATCGTCGTGATGGTGCACCCGGACTACCAGTACGATCCGCGCCTCGTCACGCCGATGGCCTCGATGATCGCCGCCGACGTCTACGACGTGGTGCTGGGCAGCCGGATCATCGGGAACGGGGCGCTCCAGGGTGGCATGCCGGTCTACAAGTACGTCTCGAACCGCGTGCTGACGGCGGTCCAGAACCTGCTGATGGGCGAAAAGCTCTCGGAGTACCACACCGGCTACCGCGCATTCTCCCGCAGGGTGCTGGAGACGCTCCCGTTGCACCGGAGCTCCAACGATTTCCTCTTCGACAACCAGTTCCTGGCTCAGGTCTTCTGGTTCGGGTTCCGCGTCGGCGAGGTCTCGTGTCCCACGCGCTACCTGCCCGAGTCGTCGTCGATCAACTTCAAGCGGTCGTGCACGTATGGCCTCGGCGTGCTCAAGACGAGCCTCGACTACCGGCTGGCGAAGGCCGGCGTGAAGAAGTCCCGCATCTTCTCACAGTAG
- a CDS encoding glycosyltransferase family 39 protein — protein sequence MRFRLLFLGLAACTAFAALLTAQAGLLLAAVGLAGLGFAGLDDSGDSAAWLERWWRRWLTVDPQGISALLVVGSVCFTGVAVVLSRTTRFSVLPWLLALGLLLAAATRLDGIRRTHLRHICTAPRRRSMRLELATVAAISLVALVLRAYQLEAYPPAFHGDEGELALIAREILKGQRFSLFGTSSFSSIPFMFSYLQAASMLVFGQGIVGARMVSVLFGVACVPAVYVLARIAWGPLAAAVAAWLLAVSHLHIQYSRMAISNVEATLTMILMMLLLAFAYEHGRRANRGDDSASSSSDPLVGRPGVWTALVLAGMAIGFAQYLYYAARVMPIVAAPLLIVLWRRRCVSLVQIGGLALGGLAVFAPLGLHYVTYPDTFFARVQMVSIFQASFVQQIVGPSATLPSALPALLTEQLRRVLSMFILAGDGGGFYFYNIPSFDTLTVVLLWLGMGATIAQWRRFHELTLLLWFWLGVLFGGVLTIDAPSGQRLLIMTPTVFLLGAMLVARVARMVGGTRFGATRWLLAPVGTSAALLLLAMNVGIYFFQYAPRVLGREATAIGQELAQEPSRYHAFMLTGPVLYENHGTIRFLARDVPIIHLNNRSEFRPPTDGKGVVVVALEHRIEDLRAIEAQIPGGTETRNVDPSGRLIYIAYRTPPTGQTPARPPQGR from the coding sequence GTGCGTTTCCGCCTGCTGTTCCTCGGTCTGGCCGCCTGCACGGCGTTCGCCGCGCTGCTGACCGCGCAGGCCGGACTGCTGCTCGCCGCTGTGGGCCTGGCGGGGCTGGGCTTCGCGGGCCTGGACGATTCCGGCGACTCGGCAGCCTGGCTCGAACGCTGGTGGCGACGCTGGCTCACGGTCGATCCGCAGGGCATCTCGGCACTGCTGGTCGTCGGGTCGGTCTGCTTCACGGGAGTCGCAGTCGTGCTCTCGCGGACGACGCGCTTCAGCGTGCTCCCCTGGCTGCTCGCCCTCGGCCTGCTGTTGGCGGCCGCCACGCGGCTGGACGGCATCCGGCGGACCCACCTCCGTCACATCTGCACAGCGCCGCGGCGTCGGAGCATGCGCCTGGAGCTGGCGACCGTCGCTGCCATCTCGCTGGTGGCGCTCGTCCTGCGCGCCTACCAGCTCGAAGCGTACCCGCCCGCCTTCCACGGCGACGAGGGCGAGCTGGCGCTGATCGCTCGTGAGATCCTGAAGGGACAGCGGTTCTCCCTGTTCGGCACCTCCAGCTTCTCGTCGATCCCGTTCATGTTCAGCTATCTCCAGGCCGCCTCGATGCTGGTCTTCGGGCAGGGCATCGTCGGGGCGCGGATGGTCTCGGTGCTGTTCGGCGTGGCCTGCGTCCCGGCCGTCTACGTGCTGGCGCGCATCGCCTGGGGACCGCTCGCGGCGGCCGTGGCGGCATGGCTGCTGGCCGTGTCGCATCTGCACATCCAGTACAGCCGGATGGCGATCAGCAACGTCGAAGCGACGTTGACGATGATCCTGATGATGCTGCTGCTGGCGTTCGCCTACGAGCATGGGAGACGGGCGAATCGGGGCGACGATAGCGCGTCGTCGTCGTCCGATCCGCTGGTCGGCAGGCCCGGCGTCTGGACGGCCCTGGTGCTGGCCGGCATGGCGATCGGCTTCGCGCAGTATCTGTACTACGCGGCCAGGGTGATGCCCATCGTGGCCGCCCCGCTCCTGATCGTGCTGTGGCGGCGGCGCTGCGTCTCATTGGTGCAGATCGGCGGGCTGGCGCTCGGCGGGCTGGCCGTGTTCGCACCGCTCGGGCTGCACTACGTCACCTACCCGGACACATTCTTCGCGCGCGTCCAGATGGTCAGCATCTTCCAGGCATCGTTCGTCCAGCAGATCGTCGGCCCGAGCGCGACGTTGCCCTCGGCGCTGCCGGCCCTGCTCACGGAGCAGCTGCGGCGCGTCCTGAGCATGTTCATCCTGGCGGGAGACGGTGGCGGGTTCTACTTCTACAACATCCCTAGCTTCGACACGCTCACCGTCGTGCTGCTCTGGCTTGGGATGGGCGCGACGATTGCCCAGTGGCGTCGTTTCCACGAGCTGACGCTGCTGCTCTGGTTCTGGCTCGGCGTTCTGTTCGGCGGCGTGCTGACCATCGATGCGCCGTCCGGGCAGCGGCTGCTGATCATGACGCCGACGGTGTTCCTGCTCGGCGCGATGCTGGTGGCAAGAGTCGCGCGGATGGTTGGCGGCACGCGGTTCGGAGCGACGCGCTGGCTGCTCGCGCCGGTCGGCACGAGCGCAGCGCTCCTGCTGCTGGCGATGAACGTCGGGATCTACTTCTTCCAGTACGCGCCGCGCGTCCTCGGGCGCGAGGCCACGGCTATCGGCCAGGAATTGGCGCAGGAGCCATCTCGCTACCACGCCTTCATGCTGACTGGTCCGGTCCTCTACGAGAATCACGGGACGATTCGGTTTCTGGCGCGAGACGTGCCGATCATCCACCTGAACAACCGATCCGAGTTCCGGCCGCCCACGGATGGCAAGGGCGTCGTCGTGGTGGCGCTGGAGCACCGCATCGAGGATCTGCGTGCCATCGAGGCCCAGATCCCGGGCGGGACGGAGACGCGGAACGTTGACCCGTCCGGTCGTCTGATCTACATTGCCTATCGGACGCCGCCGACCGGACAGACGCCAGCCCGACCACCTCAGGGCCGGTAG